The following proteins come from a genomic window of Nostoc sp. TCL26-01:
- the cydB gene encoding cytochrome d ubiquinol oxidase subunit II, giving the protein METLQYFLPQVWFVILALFLFLYVMLDGFDLGVGILSLTSSDDERRGILMTSLSNIWDANETWLVLMGGGLFGAFPLAYATILNALYIPIWVMIFGFIFRGVAFEFRELSRRKLFWNFAFGAGSFTAALGQGFALGAVLKGIKVDETGHFIGSTWDWFSLPSVLVALTLIQGYVLIGSTYLVWKTTGELQETHYKTAKLAAWTTLIGAVLITITTPIIYESARTKLFQQPLVYIFAVIPILGVLLIWQLLQSLNRKEERAPFVWTILLFVVSFFGLGLIVFPYIIPPQITIYEAAADPSSLVIMIIFIGFLIPVMLFYNLYQYIVFRGKVTGGSYGE; this is encoded by the coding sequence ATGGAGACGCTTCAGTATTTTCTCCCACAAGTTTGGTTTGTGATTTTAGCCTTATTTCTCTTCCTGTATGTCATGTTAGATGGATTTGATTTAGGGGTGGGGATTTTATCGCTTACCTCCTCTGATGACGAACGGCGGGGAATTTTGATGACTAGTTTAAGTAACATTTGGGATGCAAATGAAACTTGGTTAGTTCTCATGGGAGGGGGTTTATTTGGTGCATTTCCTCTGGCTTATGCCACGATTTTAAATGCCTTGTATATTCCTATTTGGGTGATGATATTTGGGTTTATTTTTCGGGGTGTAGCTTTTGAGTTTCGGGAATTATCAAGACGAAAATTATTTTGGAATTTCGCCTTCGGTGCAGGGAGTTTTACGGCTGCATTGGGGCAGGGATTTGCTTTGGGTGCGGTACTCAAGGGTATTAAAGTTGATGAGACGGGACACTTTATTGGTAGTACTTGGGACTGGTTTAGTTTACCGTCTGTGTTAGTGGCGTTAACTTTAATTCAAGGTTATGTGTTGATTGGTTCAACTTATCTGGTGTGGAAAACTACAGGTGAGTTGCAGGAAACTCACTATAAAACGGCGAAACTTGCCGCTTGGACAACTTTAATCGGTGCAGTTTTGATCACGATTACTACACCAATAATTTACGAAAGTGCCAGAACAAAATTGTTTCAGCAACCCTTAGTTTATATCTTTGCTGTGATTCCTATCTTGGGTGTACTGTTGATTTGGCAATTATTACAGAGTCTTAACCGCAAAGAAGAACGTGCGCCTTTTGTTTGGACAATTCTTTTGTTTGTAGTATCGTTTTTTGGCTTGGGATTAATTGTTTTTCCTTACATCATCCCACCGCAAATTACAATTTATGAGGCAGCTGCTGATCCTAGTTCGCTGGTGATCATGATTATTTTTATTGGTTTCCTGATTCCCGTCATGTTGTTTTACAATCTTTATCAGTACATTGTGTTTCGGGGTAAGGTAACTGGTGGTAGTTATGGGGAATAG
- a CDS encoding cytochrome ubiquinol oxidase subunit I produces the protein MEFLSDSVVLSRMQFALTAIFHMLWPVLTTGMGIYLVIVEGIWLKTKNPDYYLHARFWAKFYVLNFGIGVATGIPMEFQFGTNWAPFSEAVGNFFGSVIGFEASWAFMLEAAFLGIMLFGWERVNPAIHYLSTILVAIGANLSTLWILTANSWMQTPAGGELVNGKFIVHDYFQAVLNPFMVNSVLHMFFATLETSLFVIGGISAWYILQKRHEAFFAKSLKIALAAAIAVAPLQIYIGHLSGEQVYHYQPTKLAAMEAQWESSPAGKPADWSLVAIPNEKAEKNDWEITIPNALGYILEFKQNLSQPLRGLKEWKPSDRPHMVGLIYYAFRVMIAIGFFFAGLMLLSTLQWLRGKLSSANISQQRWLMRAWVLAAPLGYIAVESGWIVRCVGRQPWTLYGQIRTVDAASQLPASNVVVSLSSFAIVYTVLFVAAMYFGSRIIRTGPNLELPIPGVEITKPAVDTTPGEFVPDERPVEAQQ, from the coding sequence GTGGAATTTTTATCTGATTCCGTTGTGCTATCACGGATGCAGTTTGCCTTGACGGCGATATTTCATATGCTGTGGCCTGTCTTGACTACGGGGATGGGTATATATTTAGTCATTGTTGAGGGAATCTGGCTGAAAACTAAAAATCCAGATTATTATCTTCATGCTCGCTTTTGGGCTAAATTCTACGTGCTGAATTTTGGCATTGGTGTCGCAACGGGTATCCCAATGGAATTTCAATTTGGGACGAATTGGGCCCCTTTCTCAGAAGCGGTGGGAAATTTTTTTGGTAGTGTTATTGGGTTTGAGGCTTCTTGGGCATTTATGCTGGAAGCTGCTTTTTTAGGGATTATGTTGTTTGGTTGGGAACGGGTGAATCCTGCTATTCACTATCTCTCAACTATTTTGGTGGCTATTGGTGCAAACCTTTCTACTTTGTGGATTTTAACTGCTAATTCTTGGATGCAGACTCCCGCAGGTGGGGAATTGGTGAATGGTAAATTTATTGTCCATGATTATTTTCAAGCAGTTTTAAATCCCTTTATGGTCAATAGTGTGCTGCATATGTTTTTTGCCACACTAGAGACTTCGTTGTTTGTGATTGGTGGGATTAGTGCTTGGTATATTCTCCAAAAACGTCATGAAGCGTTTTTTGCTAAGTCTTTGAAGATTGCTTTAGCAGCTGCGATCGCAGTCGCTCCCTTACAAATATACATCGGACATTTAAGCGGTGAACAAGTCTATCACTATCAACCCACAAAACTGGCAGCAATGGAAGCCCAGTGGGAAAGTTCACCCGCAGGCAAGCCTGCTGACTGGAGTTTAGTCGCCATACCCAACGAAAAAGCCGAGAAAAATGATTGGGAAATCACTATCCCTAATGCTTTGGGATACATTCTGGAATTTAAACAGAATCTTTCTCAACCATTACGGGGTTTGAAGGAGTGGAAACCAAGCGATCGCCCCCACATGGTAGGTTTAATTTACTACGCTTTTCGGGTAATGATTGCGATCGGCTTTTTCTTTGCTGGGTTAATGCTGTTGAGTACTCTGCAATGGTTGCGTGGTAAACTTTCATCGGCAAATATTAGCCAGCAACGTTGGTTGATGCGAGCTTGGGTACTGGCAGCTCCTTTAGGATACATTGCTGTAGAATCAGGCTGGATTGTACGTTGTGTTGGTAGACAACCTTGGACACTTTACGGACAAATCCGCACTGTTGATGCAGCTTCCCAGCTTCCCGCCAGTAATGTTGTCGTCTCACTCAGCAGCTTTGCCATAGTTTACACAGTGTTATTTGTTGCTGCGATGTACTTTGGTAGCCGCATCATCCGCACAGGCCCAAATCTAGAATTACCAATCCCCGGCGTAGAAATTACCAAGCCTGCAGTAGATACAACCCCTGGTGAGTTTGTCCCCGATGAACGTCCAGTGGAAGCACAACAGTGA